A stretch of Brassica rapa cultivar Chiifu-401-42 chromosome A08, CAAS_Brap_v3.01, whole genome shotgun sequence DNA encodes these proteins:
- the LOC117127505 gene encoding uncharacterized protein LOC117127505, translating into MVLYSNKLSYVWNDEDVFGYLLQVNHEKCRSVLHVEFNKTVQEEDDEADVYVGLSDREATDGEATDTWATDREACEADGVLTLYDDIEIHGNVTERDAIVIEDTEARPSVEVTPAVKERDDGMDLAVGQEFRTKEEAQVHIQTASHLKCFEYDVIKSDTKRYVIKCRAAKEGCKWYVRVAKLMNSDSWTVRSYIKQHRCSVVTTRTLPNRRGGTPGIVAAVLAQDYPGSLDTPAPNALIQLVYHRVAVKVSYTTSWRGKRLAANKVRGSPEESYTLLNSYMHMLKQSNPGTVARVVVDEAQKFKYLFFALGASIKGFTAMRKVLIVDATHLKNVYGGVLFVATAQDPDHHHYPIAFGIADGEKEHSWVWFMEQLKSVISDVPGLVFLSDRNKSLIKANVKVHVRNNRETCTFKFMGCAHAYTEAEFLNLYNAFRMRYPSAAEYLDKSVEERKWARCYFEGDRYNVDTTNSVESFNGVISDARKLNILPMCDFIIGKMAEWFNIHRKEAAEIPPALKLVPIVEAEMSKRCVDAGFLSVVELNSFHLEYSVSGSDGKHYTVDMAMMTCSCEQFDKDKYPCVHAVAAATFMTNKAGKELHLSEYCSKYYLVEQWALAYHRTIYHVPHMSDWIIPEEVKAMKVLPPDYEVKKGKPQQTRFPSAGKSRGRGKRGKGRASGTGRASGTGTANGTGTANGTGSTSGAGSSSSTGRARGGGMGAYFEYGIGAGPGV; encoded by the exons ATGGTCTTGTATTCAAACAAGCTATCATATGTCTGGAATGATGAAGATGTTTTTGGTTATCTACTGCAAGTAAATCATGAGAAGTGTAGAAGTGTTCTACATGTGGAGTTCAACAAAACGGTTcaagaagaggatgatgaaGCTGATGTCTATGTCGGTCTATCCGATAGAGAGGCTACTGATGGAGAGGCTACTGATACATGGGCTACTGATAGAGAGGCTTGTGAAGCAGATGGTGTGCTCACACTTTACGATGACATTGAAATTCATGGTAATGTCACCGAAAGAGATGCAATTGTGATTGAAGATACAGAAGCAAGACCATCAGTTGAAGTAACCCCAGCTGTCAAGGAACGGGATGATGGTATGGATTTGGCTGTAGGTCAAGAATTTAGAACCAAGGAGGAAGCACAAGTTCATATTCAGACGGCTTCACATCTGAAGTGTTTTGAGTATGATGTAATTAAGTCGGACACTAAGAGATATGTGATAAAATGCCGAGCAGCCAAAGAAGGCTGCAAGTGGTATGTGCGTGTTGCAAAGTTGATGAATTCAGATAGTTGGACGGTTAGAAGTTACATCAAACAGCATAGATGTTCTGTTGTTACTACAAGAACACTTCCTAATAGAAGGGGAGGCACACCAGGAATCGTTGCAGCTGTTTTGGCTCAAGATTATCCCGGTAGTTTAGACACACCAGCTCCCAACGCCTTGATCCAGCTGGTTTATCACAGGGTGGCTGTGAAAGTATCATACACAACGTCATGGAGAGGAAAAAGATTAGCTGCTAATAAAGTGCGAGGAAGTCCAGAAGAGAGTTATACTTTATTAAATTCTTATATGCACATGCTAAAGCAGTCGAATCCTGGCACAGTAGCTCGAGTGGTTGTGGATGAGGCCCAAAAGTTTAAATATCTGTTTTTTGCTTTGGGAGCTAGCATAAAAGGGTTTACCGCTATGAGGAAAGTCCTCATTGTCGATGCAACACACCTGAAGAATGTTTATGGTGGAGTTCTATTTGTTGCGACTGCTCAAGATCCCGATCATCACCACTATCCAATTGCATTTGGTATTGCAGATGGTGAGAAAGAGCATAGTTGGGTGTGGTTTATGGAACAGTTGAAATCAGTGATATCTGATGTTCCTGGATTGGTGTTTCTTTCAGATAGAAACAAAAGCTTGATCAAGGCA AATGTTAAAGTACATGTCCGTAACAACAGAGAAACTTGCACGTTTAAGTTTATGGGCTGCGCACACGCTTATACAGAGGCTGAGTTCTTGAACCTTTATAATGCTTTTCGCATGAGGTATCCTAGCGCAGCGGAGTATCTTGACAAAAGTGTTGAAGAGAGGAAATGGGCGAGATGTTACTTTGAAGGAGATAGGTACAATGTTGACACCACCAATTCAGTGGAATCTTTTAATGGTGTTATTAGTGACGCGAGAAAGTTAAACATACTACCAATGTGTGATTTCATCATTGGGAAAATGGCTGAATGGTTCAACATACATAGGAAGGAGGCAGCTGAAATACCACCCGCACTAAAGCTTGTTCCTATTGTGGAAGCGGAAATGTCTAAAAGATGTGTTGATGCAGGGTTTCTTTCTGTTGTCGAGTTAAACAGCTTCCATCTTGAGTACAGTGTCTCAGGAAGTGACGGGAAGCATTATACCGTTGATATGGCTATGATGACTTGTAGCTGTGAGCAATTTGATAAAGACAAATACCCATGTGTCCATGCAGTAGCTGCTGCCACATTCATGACTAATAAAGCGGGAAAGGAACTTCATCTATCTGAGTATTGTTCTAAGTACTATTTAGTGGAGCAATGGGCTTTGGCTTATCACAGGACAATATATCATGTTCCTCATATGTCTGATTGGATTATACCTGAAGAAGTTAAAGCAATGAAAGTGCTTCCtccagattatgaagtcaaaaaaGGAAAACCGCAGCAAACTCGATTTCCATCGGCAGGAAAATCTCGTGGAAGAGGAAAAAGAGGCAAAGGGAGAGCCAGCGGCACAGGTAGAGCCAGCGGCACAGGCACCGCTAACGGCACAGGCACCGCTAACGGCACAGGCAGTACCAGTGGCGCTGGCAGTTCCAGCAGCACAGGCAGAGCGAGAGGAGGAGGTATGGGAGCGTATTTTGAATATGGAATTGGTGCAGGTCCAGGTGTTTGA
- the LOC117127251 gene encoding golgin subfamily A member 6-like protein 6, whose translation MCKSRFTKSSMKGYPLEDIYAALGHTKVINSVLVPTVGEEIMLARIIDEEREYHCEGSTSDTWNRWLNVKQKKIFWKELYDLDVAARVFKKKKDKEKVTFLEDSSSKSGLESLKALEEKILGAMSEGFSGLKSVVEAKMGDMDVRMSKFEKNQRQLKRRAKKIEEKLTSIESNKNEERNYGEDMDFGWDDRDYGRAEGKENSEKAKEDKENSESGEEKDVVSGGENSKDGEKDKGNVEEEEEKENEADKTELGTREKDEVSEEDYDTEEEAEKRRVEADALWKSILSEETEYLEKEAEKVAKGTPTPPRGRPKRLAARKIVLTPPEEFLRGPTVTAPSPIETEKEAETVIEEEGEEMAVEAEESDEESLKEKNAEEMVEEEEGVEESPTEKIAEEMVEEEEGVEESPTEKIAEEMVEEEEGVEESPTEKIAEEMVEKKKLWRRVPPKKMLKKWWKKKLRKQRKQRMLWKQRKLRKQRKRRIKWLRKRLRQLSRKRVINTLMKKSKCGPWSFTRLVRRWRMGPLR comes from the exons ATGTGCAAGAGCCGGTTTACAAAGAGTAGCATGAAGGGCTATCCTTTGGAAGATATATATGCTGCACTTGGACACACAAag gttaTTAACAGTGTGTTGGTGCCAACTGTGGGTGAGGAAATCATGCTGGCTCGTATAATTGATGAGGAGCGAGAGTATCATTGTGAGGGAAGCACAAGTGATACTTGGAACCGCTGGCTAAATGTGAAGCAGAAGAAGATATTTTGGAAAGAGCTATACGACTTAGATGTTGCTGCACGAGTgtttaagaagaagaaggacaAAGAAAAGGTGACGTTTTTAGAAGATTCGTCTTCTAAATCTGGGTTGGAGAGCTTGAAAGCTCTGGAAGAAAAGATTTTGGGGGCCATGAGTGAAGGATTTTCTGGTCTTAAATCAGTGGTGGAGGCAAAGATGGGTGATATGGATGTGAGGATGAGTAAATTTGAAAAGAACCAGCGACAACTTAAAAGAAGGGctaagaaaatagaagaaaagCTGACTTCTATTGAGAGCAACAAAAATGAGGAGAGGAACTATGGTGAAGATATGGATTTTGGATGGGATGATAGAGATTATGGTAGAGCTGAAGGGAAGGAAAACAGTGAGAAGGCTAAGGAAGACAAGGAAAACAGTGAGTCTGGCGAGGAAAAGGATGTGGTCTCGGGTGGGGAAAACAGtaaggatggtgagaaagacaAGGGAAacgtggaggaagaagaagagaaggagaaCGAGGCTGATAAAACAGAGCTGGGAACTAGAGAAAAAGATGAGGTCTCTGAAGAAGATTACGATACTGAGGAAGAGGCTGAGAAGAGGAGAGTAGAGGCGGATGCGTTATGGAAGAGTATTCTTTCTGAAGAGACTGAGTATCTAGAGAAAGAGGCTGAGAAAGTTGCCAAGGGAACTCCTACACCACCACGTGGTAGACCGAAGAGATTGGCCGCGAGAAAAATAGTACTTACACCACCAGAGGAGTTTTTAAGAGGACCAACGGTAACTGCGCCATCACCTATCGAGACTGAAAAAGAGGCTGAGACAGTTATCGAGGAAGAGGGTGAGGAGATGGCAGTTGAAGCCGAAGAAAGTGACGAGGAGAGTCTCAAAGAAAAAAATGCTGAAGAAAtggtggaggaagaagaaggtgtgGAGGAGAGTCCCACCGAGAAAATAGCTGAAGAAAtggtggaggaagaagaaggtgtgGAGGAGAGTCCCACCGAGAAAATAGCTGAAGAAAtggtggaggaagaagaaggtgtgGAGGAGAGTCCCACCGAAAAAATTGCTGAAGAAATGGTGGAGAAAAAGAAGCTGTGGAGGAGAGTCCCACCGAAAAAAATGCTGAAGAAATGGTGGAAGAAGAAGCTGAGGAAGCAGAGGAAGCAGAGGATGCTATGGAAGCAGAGGAAGCTGAGGAAGCAGAGGAAGAGGCGGATAAAGTGGTTGAGAAAGAGGCTGAGACAGTTGTCGAGAAAGAGGGTGATAAATACACTGATGAAGAAAAGCAAATGTGGGCCTTGGTCGTTTACAAGGCTAGTGAGGAGATGGCGGATGGGACCACTGAGGTGA
- the LOC117127506 gene encoding uncharacterized protein At3g43530-like: protein MEDERKKLEMKGRKRKNPSTTCVGVSSRTRARKAVSAGNEPARETTVVSLSVDSESDDMSAVSSKARQPPQPLELCFKSTEFTKTCKIQTKCLVKNTVDVIKKLKEEVKWFTTHPQFRHFFHMPDEQYLKLQGMWMLLLRTISTEEEDVAWFGVNGVPIRYSMREHALISGLDCHEYPRKYLKLGSTKFVDYYFGGLKKITITDVEHKLLSMKTPCNDRLKMAVLFFLGRVIRGQAKDCGPVDPFILRIVEDLDVCRTFPWGRLTFEDAIKNIKHMMELLKGEVHSACGFPGFIIPLEVKHTI from the exons ATGGAGGATGAGAGGAAGAAGCTT GAAATGAAGGGCCGAAAAAGAAAGAATCCATCTACTACGTGCGTTGGAGTCTCCAGTAGAACTAGAGCTAGAAAGGCGGTCTCAGCTGGGAATGAGCCGGCAAGAGAAACGACTGTAGTTTCTCTCTCTGTTGATTCAGAAAGTGATGACATGTCTGCTGTATCATCTAAG GCAAGGCAACCACCACAGCCCCTTGAATTATGCTTCAAGAGCACAGAGTTCACGAAGACTTGCAAGATTCAAACCAAGTGCCTTGTGAAGAATACAGTGGACGTGATTAAGAAGCTTAAGGAGGAGGTTAAATGGTTCACAACCCATCCTCAATTTCGTCACTTCTTCCACATGCCTGATGAACAATACCTGAAGCTCCAAGGAATGTGGATGTTACTCTTGCGCACCATTTcgactgaagaagaagatgttgcaTGGTTTGGTGTGAATGGTGTTCCCATCCGCTATTCTATGAGGGAGCATGCCCTCATCTCGGGCTTAGACTGCCATGAGTATCCGAGGAAATATTTGAAGCTCGGGAGTACGAAGTTTGTGGATTATTACTTCGGTGGACTAAAGAAGATCACCATAACAGATGTGGAGCACAAGCTGTTGTCTATGAAGACGCCATGCAATGATAGATTGAAGATGGCTGTCTTGTTCTTCCTTGGTCGGGTTATCAGAGGACAGGCAAAGGATTGCGGACCAGTAGACCCGTTCATCTTAAGGATCGTGGAAGATTTGGATGTTTGCAGAACATTTCCATGGGGTCGTTTGACATTTGAAGATGCAATAAAGAACATCAAGCATATGATGGAGCTTCTGAAGGGTGAAGTGCACTCGGCATGCGGCTTTCCTGGATTCATAATTCCATTAGAGGTAAAGCATACAATTTAG
- the LOC103844421 gene encoding uncharacterized protein LOC103844421 — MVLRMMQLVMKVLGGVSLFTERLRWVRMSRKRDEQVFEDTEVRPVVVYQPRDDGTGLVLGQEFRTKEEAKVHIQTASHKKCFEFDITKSDTQRFVVKCRGAKDGCKWFVRVAKLKKEYIFGRLEVTSSIIHVLLLLQEHCLIEGKAHHKSLHLFWLKIILHRRVQCDEESPHCGWNTPENVYGGVLLVATAQDPDHHHYPIAFGVADGENDESWIWFMEQLKSVISDVPGLVFLSDRNKSLIKSVRLVFPEAEHGYCIWHLSQNVKAHVHNNKDTCASKFRDCAHAYTEAEFKYQYHAFRRRYPSAAAYLDKSVEEKKWARCYFRGDRYNVDTTNSVESFNGVIKEARKYTLLPMFDVIIAKMSEWFNNHRKEAAEIPYTLKLVPILETEMSKRCIDAGFLTIDELNSFHLEYSVHGTDGKVYTVDMARNTCSCEQFDKDKYPCVHAVAAATFMSKAAGRELHLSETIYPVPHMSDWVIPEDVKAKKILPPDYDKKKGKPQQTRFPSVGESRGRGKRGRGGARGARGRGRARGEGMASYFECGSGSGTT, encoded by the exons ATGGTACTGAGAATGATGCAACTGGTAATGAAGGTACTGGGGGGTGTCTCACTTTTCACGGAGAGATTGAGATGGGTGAGAATGTCACGGAAAAGAGATGAGCAAGTGTTTGAAGATACAGAAGTAAGACCAGTAGTTGTCTATCAGCCACGGGATGATGGTACAGGTTTGGTTTTAGGTCAAGAATTTAGAACCAAGGAGGAAGCAAAAGTCCATATTCAGACGGCTTCacataagaaatgttttgagtttGATATAACTAAGTCGGATACTCAGAGATTTGTCGTTAAATGCCGAGGAGCCAAAGACGGTTGCAAGTGGTTTGTGCGAGTTGCAAAGTTAAAGAAAGAATACATCTTTGGACGGTTAGAAGTTACATCAAGCATCATACATGTTCTGTTGTTACTACAAGAACACTGCCTAATAGAAGGAAAGGCACATCACAAATCGTTGCATCTGTTTTGGCTCAAGATTATCCTG CATAGAAGGGTTCAGTGCGATGAGGAAAGTCCTCATTGTGGATGGAACACACCTGAAAATGTTTATGGTGGAGTTCTCCTTGTTGCGACTGCTCAGGATCCTGATCATCACCACTACCCAATTGCGTTTGGTGTAGCAGATGGTGAGAATGATGAAAGCTGGATATGGTTTATGGAACAGTTGAAATCAGTGATATCTGATGTCCCGGGATTGGTATTTCTTTCAGATAGAAACAAAAGCTTGATCAAGTCAGTACGTCTAGTGTTCCCTGAGGCCGAACATGGGTATTGTATATGGCATTTGTCTCAGAATGTTAAAGCCCATGTCCATAACAACAAAGATACTTGTGCAAGCAAGTTTAGAGACTGCGCACACGCTTATACGGAGGCTGAGTTCAAGTACCAATATCATGCTTTTCGCCGGAGGTATCCTAGTGCAGCAGCGTATCTTGACAAAAgtgttgaagagaagaagtgggcTAGATGTTACTTCAGAGGAGATAGGTACAATGTTGACACCACGAATTCAGTAGAATCTTTTAATGGTGTTATCAAGGAAGCGAGAAAGTATACCTTACTACCAATGTTTGATGTTATCATTGCGAAAATGTCTGAATGGTTTAACAACCATAGGAAGGAGGCAGCTGAAATACCATACACACTGAAGCTTGTGCCTATTTTGGAAACCGAAATGTCTAAAAGATGTATTGATGCGGGATTTCTTACAATTGACGAACTAAACAGCTTCCATCTTGAGTACAGTGTGCATGGTACTGACGGCAAGGTTTATACTGTTGACATGGCTAGGAATACTTGCAGTTGTGAGCAATTTGATAAAGACAAATACCCTTGTGTGCATGCAGTGGCTGCTGCCACATTCATGTCTAAGGCAGCGGGAAGGGAACTTCATCTATCTGA GACCATATATCCTGTTCCTCATATGTCTGATTGGGTTATACCAGAAGATGTTAAAGCAAAGAAAATACTTCCTCCAGATTATGACAAGAAGAAAGGAAAACCACAACAAACAAGATTTCCATCAGTAGGAGAATCCCGTGGAAGAGGCAAGAGAGGCAGAGGGGGAGCTAGAGGAGCCAGAGGCAGAGGCAGAGCCAGAGGAGAAGGTATGGCATCGTATTTTGAATGTGGGAGTGGTTCAGGTACTACCTAG